In one Gossypium hirsutum isolate 1008001.06 chromosome D09, Gossypium_hirsutum_v2.1, whole genome shotgun sequence genomic region, the following are encoded:
- the LOC121220865 gene encoding histone deacetylase 17 isoform X4: MYQPGAIVLQCGADSLAGDRLGCFNLSIDGHAECVKIVKKFNLPLLVTGGGGYTKENVARCWTVETGVLLDTELPNEIPENEYIKYFAPDCLLNIPNGHIENLNSKSYLKTITMQVLENLRSIQHAPGVQMQEVPPDFYIPDFDEDEQNADERMDQHTQDKQIQRDDEYYDGDNDNDHNMDM, translated from the exons ATGTATCAACCAGGTGCAATAGTTCTTCAATGTGGGGCAGATTCTCTTGCTGGGGATCGCTTGGGCTGTTTCAATCTCTCAATTGATG GACATGCTGAATGTGTTAAAATTGTGAAGAAATTCAACCTACCTTTACTG GTTACCGGAGGTGGAGGATATACTAAGGAAAATGTTGCACGTTGCTGGACTGTTGAAACCGGAGTTCTTTTAGATACAGAACTTCCGAATG AAATCCCAGAAAATGAGTATATCAAATATTTTGCACCAGATTGCTTGTTGAATATTCCAAATGGGCACATA GAGAATTTGAATAGCAAGTCATATCTTAAAACGATCACGATGCAAGTACTGGAAAACCTTCGTAGCATCCAACATGCTCCAGGTGTACAGATGCAGGAG GTTCCACCTGATTTTTATATTCCTGATTTTGATGAAGATGAGCAAAATGCTGATGAGCGCATGGATC AGCACACCCAAGACAAGCAAATCCAGCGTGATGATGAATATTACGATGGTGACAACGATAATGATCATAACATGGACATGTGA
- the LOC121220865 gene encoding histone deacetylase 9 isoform X1: protein MRSKDKISYFYDGDVGSVYFGPNHPMKPHRLCMTHHLVLAYDLHKKMEIYRPHKAYPVELAQFHSADYVEFLHRITPDTQHLFSNELARYNLGEDCPVFENLFEFCQIYAGGTIDAARRLNNQLFDIAINWAGGLHHAKKCEASGFCYINDLVLGILELLKYHARVLYIDIDVHHGDGVEEAFYFTDRVMTVSFHKFGDMFFPGTGDVKDIGEREGKYYAINVPLKDGIDDNSFTRLFKIIISKVVEMYQPGAIVLQCGADSLAGDRLGCFNLSIDGHAECVKIVKKFNLPLLVTGGGGYTKENVARCWTVETGVLLDTELPNEIPENEYIKYFAPDCLLNIPNGHIENLNSKSYLKTITMQVLENLRSIQHAPGVQMQEVPPDFYIPDFDEDEQNADERMDQHTQDKQIQRDDEYYDGDNDNDHNMDM, encoded by the exons ATGCGTTCCAAGGACAAAATATCCTACTTTTACGACg GAGATGTAGGGAGCGTATACTTTGGACCTAATCATCCAATGAAACCTCACCGGCTTTGTATGACTCACCATTTGGTCCTTGCCTATGACCTCCATAAAAAGATGGAAATTTAT CGTCCCCACAAGGCTTACCCCGTTGAACTCGCTCAGTTCCATTCAGCTGATTATGTCGAGTTTTTGCATCGAATTACGCCAGATACGCAGCATTTGTTCTCGAATGAATTGGCCAGAT ACAATCTTGGAGAAGACTGCCCTGTGTTTGAAAACTTGTTTGAATTTTGTCAAATTTATGCTGGTGGGACAATAG ATGCTGCAAGAAGATTAAACAATCAGTTATTTGATATTGCTATAAATTGGGCTGGTGGTTTACATCATGCCAAGAAGTGTGAGGCATCTGGCTTTTGTTACATCAATGACTTGGTTTTGGGAATCTTGGAGCTTCTGAAGTATCATGCCCGTGTTTTGTATATTGATATCGATGTACATCATGGTGATGGGGTTGAAGAAGCCTTTTATTTCACTGACAG GGTGATGACTGTTAGTTTTCACAAGTTTGGAGATATGTTCTTTCCTGGAACTGGTGATGTGAAG GACATAGGAGAAAGAGAAGGAAAGTATTACGCCATAAATGTCCCACTCAAAGATGGAATTGATGACAATAGCTTCACTAGATTGTTTAAGATA ATTATTTCCAAGGTTGTTGAAATGTATCAACCAGGTGCAATAGTTCTTCAATGTGGGGCAGATTCTCTTGCTGGGGATCGCTTGGGCTGTTTCAATCTCTCAATTGATG GACATGCTGAATGTGTTAAAATTGTGAAGAAATTCAACCTACCTTTACTG GTTACCGGAGGTGGAGGATATACTAAGGAAAATGTTGCACGTTGCTGGACTGTTGAAACCGGAGTTCTTTTAGATACAGAACTTCCGAATG AAATCCCAGAAAATGAGTATATCAAATATTTTGCACCAGATTGCTTGTTGAATATTCCAAATGGGCACATA GAGAATTTGAATAGCAAGTCATATCTTAAAACGATCACGATGCAAGTACTGGAAAACCTTCGTAGCATCCAACATGCTCCAGGTGTACAGATGCAGGAG GTTCCACCTGATTTTTATATTCCTGATTTTGATGAAGATGAGCAAAATGCTGATGAGCGCATGGATC AGCACACCCAAGACAAGCAAATCCAGCGTGATGATGAATATTACGATGGTGACAACGATAATGATCATAACATGGACATGTGA
- the LOC121220865 gene encoding histone deacetylase 9 isoform X3 translates to MTVSFHKFGDMFFPGTGDVKDIGEREGKYYAINVPLKDGIDDNSFTRLFKIIISKVVEMYQPGAIVLQCGADSLAGDRLGCFNLSIDGHAECVKIVKKFNLPLLVTGGGGYTKENVARCWTVETGVLLDTELPNEIPENEYIKYFAPDCLLNIPNGHIENLNSKSYLKTITMQVLENLRSIQHAPGVQMQEVPPDFYIPDFDEDEQNADERMDQHTQDKQIQRDDEYYDGDNDNDHNMDM, encoded by the exons ATGACTGTTAGTTTTCACAAGTTTGGAGATATGTTCTTTCCTGGAACTGGTGATGTGAAG GACATAGGAGAAAGAGAAGGAAAGTATTACGCCATAAATGTCCCACTCAAAGATGGAATTGATGACAATAGCTTCACTAGATTGTTTAAGATA ATTATTTCCAAGGTTGTTGAAATGTATCAACCAGGTGCAATAGTTCTTCAATGTGGGGCAGATTCTCTTGCTGGGGATCGCTTGGGCTGTTTCAATCTCTCAATTGATG GACATGCTGAATGTGTTAAAATTGTGAAGAAATTCAACCTACCTTTACTG GTTACCGGAGGTGGAGGATATACTAAGGAAAATGTTGCACGTTGCTGGACTGTTGAAACCGGAGTTCTTTTAGATACAGAACTTCCGAATG AAATCCCAGAAAATGAGTATATCAAATATTTTGCACCAGATTGCTTGTTGAATATTCCAAATGGGCACATA GAGAATTTGAATAGCAAGTCATATCTTAAAACGATCACGATGCAAGTACTGGAAAACCTTCGTAGCATCCAACATGCTCCAGGTGTACAGATGCAGGAG GTTCCACCTGATTTTTATATTCCTGATTTTGATGAAGATGAGCAAAATGCTGATGAGCGCATGGATC AGCACACCCAAGACAAGCAAATCCAGCGTGATGATGAATATTACGATGGTGACAACGATAATGATCATAACATGGACATGTGA
- the LOC121220865 gene encoding histone deacetylase 9 isoform X2 produces the protein MRSKDKISYFYDGDVGSVYFGPNHPMKPHRLCMTHHLVLAYDLHKKMEIYRPHKAYPVELAQFHSADYVEFLHRITPDTQHLFSNELARYNLGEDCPVFENLFEFCQIYAGGTIDAARRLNNQLFDIAINWAGGLHHAKKCEASGFCYINDLVLGILELLKYHARVLYIDIDVHHGDGVEEAFYFTDRVMTVSFHKFGDMFFPGTGDVKDIGEREGKYYAINVPLKDGIDDNSFTRLFKIIISKVVEMYQPGAIVLQCGADSLAGDRLGCFNLSIDGHAECVKIVKKFNLPLLVTGGGGYTKENVARCWTVETGVLLDTELPNEIPENEYIKYFAPDCLLNIPNGHIENLNSKSYLKTITMQVLENLRSIQHAPGVQMQEVPPDFYIPDFDEDEQNADERMDRKAHPRQANPA, from the exons ATGCGTTCCAAGGACAAAATATCCTACTTTTACGACg GAGATGTAGGGAGCGTATACTTTGGACCTAATCATCCAATGAAACCTCACCGGCTTTGTATGACTCACCATTTGGTCCTTGCCTATGACCTCCATAAAAAGATGGAAATTTAT CGTCCCCACAAGGCTTACCCCGTTGAACTCGCTCAGTTCCATTCAGCTGATTATGTCGAGTTTTTGCATCGAATTACGCCAGATACGCAGCATTTGTTCTCGAATGAATTGGCCAGAT ACAATCTTGGAGAAGACTGCCCTGTGTTTGAAAACTTGTTTGAATTTTGTCAAATTTATGCTGGTGGGACAATAG ATGCTGCAAGAAGATTAAACAATCAGTTATTTGATATTGCTATAAATTGGGCTGGTGGTTTACATCATGCCAAGAAGTGTGAGGCATCTGGCTTTTGTTACATCAATGACTTGGTTTTGGGAATCTTGGAGCTTCTGAAGTATCATGCCCGTGTTTTGTATATTGATATCGATGTACATCATGGTGATGGGGTTGAAGAAGCCTTTTATTTCACTGACAG GGTGATGACTGTTAGTTTTCACAAGTTTGGAGATATGTTCTTTCCTGGAACTGGTGATGTGAAG GACATAGGAGAAAGAGAAGGAAAGTATTACGCCATAAATGTCCCACTCAAAGATGGAATTGATGACAATAGCTTCACTAGATTGTTTAAGATA ATTATTTCCAAGGTTGTTGAAATGTATCAACCAGGTGCAATAGTTCTTCAATGTGGGGCAGATTCTCTTGCTGGGGATCGCTTGGGCTGTTTCAATCTCTCAATTGATG GACATGCTGAATGTGTTAAAATTGTGAAGAAATTCAACCTACCTTTACTG GTTACCGGAGGTGGAGGATATACTAAGGAAAATGTTGCACGTTGCTGGACTGTTGAAACCGGAGTTCTTTTAGATACAGAACTTCCGAATG AAATCCCAGAAAATGAGTATATCAAATATTTTGCACCAGATTGCTTGTTGAATATTCCAAATGGGCACATA GAGAATTTGAATAGCAAGTCATATCTTAAAACGATCACGATGCAAGTACTGGAAAACCTTCGTAGCATCCAACATGCTCCAGGTGTACAGATGCAGGAG GTTCCACCTGATTTTTATATTCCTGATTTTGATGAAGATGAGCAAAATGCTGATGAGCGCATGGATCGTAA AGCACACCCAAGACAAGCAAATCCAGCGTGA